A window of the Hordeum vulgare subsp. vulgare chromosome 5H, MorexV3_pseudomolecules_assembly, whole genome shotgun sequence genome harbors these coding sequences:
- the LOC123399077 gene encoding anthocyanidin 5,3-O-glucosyltransferase-like, with the protein MTAQNGHADPAKKPVVVIYAPPGMAGHLVPTVELGKLLLAQGLRVTVLLGGGDTSFLDGLAAANPALAFHCLPPAALAPEVAAACGSSFEARVFELARASNPDLRDFLRSARPAALLIDFFCSAALDVGAELAVPTYFFLTTCIASVALCLYQPVIHEGTTLSFREMGGDPVRAPGLPPIPADHLAAAVLDRESLSNRHFLELSQRMCDSRGVLVNSCRSLEPRAVNAIVSGLCTPPGHPTPPLYCIGPLIKPDEETGTTKRHECLAWLDGQPEASVVFLCFGSMGRFSAKQVKEMAAGLEASGQRFLWIVRRPPQPGAERRPPAEGEDDVDDLDALFPAGFLERTKGRGLVITSWAPQRQVLAHAAVGGFVTHCGWNSVLEAVAAGVPMLAWPLYAEQRMNRVFLVDEMRLAVPMEGYDKEMVESSEVAAKVRWLIESDGGRELRQRTRAAMGRAEEALGNGGESSAALADLATQWKKSAGDDDS; encoded by the coding sequence ATGACGGCCCAGAACGGCCACGCCGACCCCGCAAAGAAGCCGGTCGTCGTCATCTACGCGCCGCCGGGGATGGCCGGCCACCTGGTCCCCACGGTGGAGCTGGGCAAGCTGCTCCTTGCGCAGGGCCTCCGGGTCACCGTCCTCCTCGGCGGGGGCGATACGTCGTTCCTCGACGGCCTCGCCGCCGCCAACCCGGCGCTGGCCTTCCACTGCCTGCCCCCGGCCGCGCTCGCCCCCGAAGTGGCTGCCGCCTGCGGCAGCAGCTTCGAGGCCAGGGTCTTCGAGCTCGCGCGCGCCTCCAACCCGGACCTGCGCGACTTCCTCCGCTCCGCCCGCCCCGCCGCCCTCCTCATCGACTTCTTCTGCAGCGCCGCGCTCGACGTCGGCGCCGAGCTCGCCGTCCCCACATACTTCTTCCTCACCACCTGCATCGCCAGCGTCGCCCTTTGTCTGTACCAGCCGGTCATCCACGAGGGCACCACGCTGAGCTTCCGGGAGATGGGCGGCGACCCCGTGCGCGCCCCGGGACTGCCGCCGATCCCGGCGGATCACCTCGCCGCGGCCGTCCTGGATCGCGAGAGCCTGAGCAACAGGCACTTCTTGGAGCTGTCCCAAAGGATGTGCGACTCACGGGGCGTCCTCGTCAACAGCTGCCGCTCCTTGGAGCCGCGCGCGGTGAACGCCATCGTCTCCGGCCTCTGCACTCCGCCGGGGCATCCAACGCCGCCGCTGTACTGCATAGGGCCGCTGATAAAGCCCGACGAGGAGACCGGGACGACGAAGCGACACGAGTGTCTCGCGTGGCTCGACGGCCAGCCGGAGGCCAGCGTGGTGTTCCTCTGCTTCGGCAGCATGGGCCGGTTCAGCGCGAAGCAGGTCAAGGAGATGGCGGCGGGGCTGGAGGCGAGCGGGCAGCGGTTCCTGTGGATCGTGCGGCGCCCGCCCCAGCCAGGCGCGGAACGCCGGCCGCCTGCCGAGGGCGAGGACGACGTCGACGACTTGGACGCGCTGTTCCCGGCAGGCTTCCTGGAGCGGACCAAGGGAAGGGGGTTGGTGATCACGTCTTGGGCGCCGCAGCGGCAGGTTCTGGCGCACGCCGCCGTCGGCGGCTTCGTGACGCACTGCGGCTGGAACTCGGTGCTGGAAGCCGTCGCGGCGGGCGTGCCGATGCTGGCGTGGCCGCTGTACGCGGAGCAGCGCATGAACAGAGTATTCCTCGTCGACGAGATGCGGCTGGCCGTGCCCATGGAAGGGTACGACAAGGAGATGGTCGAGTCCAGCGAGGTGGCGGCCAAGGTGCGGTGGCTGATCGAGTCGGACGGCGGGAGGGAGCTCCGGCAGCGTACGCGGGCGGCCATGGGGCGGGCGGAGGAGGCGCTTGGCAATGGCGGGGAGTCGAGCGCCGCGCTGGCCGACCTCGCGACGCAGTGGAAGAAAAGCGCCGGCGACGACGACAGCTGA